A genome region from Methylohalobius crimeensis 10Ki includes the following:
- the ileS gene encoding isoleucine--tRNA ligase, translating into MDYKHTLNLPKTDFPMRANLAKREPERVTRWRTMDLYRKVREHFAGRPKFVLHDGPPYANGPIHIGHAVNKILKDFIVKSKTLSGFDAPYVPGWDCHGLPIELMVEKKVGKAGVKVSPAEFRKACREYARSQVDLQREDFIRLGGLGDWDHPYLTMAPEFEADILRALGKIYARGHVGRGAKPVYWCTDCGSALAEAEVEYEDKRSPAIDVRFKVADEIAFLERCHHVPGHPGEGPVSVVIWTTTPWTLPANQAVALHSELEYALVQCDGEHGSERLLVAEGLLKNVMARYGIESYRVIAYCRGRDLKGVKLQHPFYARKVPIILGEHVTLEAGTGAVHTAPGHGQEDYAVGREYDLPVDNPVGGDGRFLPGTELFAGEHVFTANDHVIEMLKGEGALLHEEVIEHSYPHCWRHKTPIIFRATSQWFIVMDRDGLRQGGLEEIKKVGWIPDWGQARIESMVENRPDWCISRQRNWGVPIAVFVHKETGEPHPRTVELIEAVARRMETGGVDAWFELDSRELLGDEADHYEKTTDILDVWFDSGVTHECVLGRRGELGFPADIYLEGSDQHRGWFQSSLLTSVAINDRAPYRTVLTHGFTVDEKGYKMSKSRGNVVAPQTVMDRLGADVLRLWVSATDYRGEMAVSDEILKRTADGYRRLRNTARYLLGNMTGFDPARHTVTYEDMLPLDRWAVDRAWLLQQEVIRAYENYQFHQVYQKVHHFCAVDMGGFYLDIIKDRQYTCQEDSLARRSTQTAMYRIAEALVRWLAPILSFTAEEIWECLPGEREASVFLATWYEGLESLPEAFPLNRKFWDELIAVREEVSKELEKLRERGGIGASLEAEVTIYCEGEYYDLLTRLEDELRFVLITSQAEVRPLAEAPAGAEPAEEIAHLKILAEPSSHPKCIRCWHRRSDVGSHPDHPEICGRCVENVAGSGESRRYA; encoded by the coding sequence ATGGATTACAAACATACGCTGAACTTACCCAAGACCGATTTTCCCATGCGCGCCAATCTGGCCAAGCGCGAGCCGGAGAGAGTCACCCGTTGGCGGACGATGGATCTGTACCGGAAAGTCCGCGAGCATTTCGCCGGACGTCCCAAGTTTGTCCTTCACGATGGCCCTCCGTACGCCAACGGTCCGATTCATATCGGCCATGCGGTCAACAAGATCCTCAAGGATTTTATCGTCAAGTCCAAAACCTTGAGCGGTTTCGATGCCCCCTATGTGCCGGGCTGGGATTGTCACGGTCTGCCCATCGAGCTGATGGTGGAAAAGAAGGTCGGCAAAGCCGGGGTCAAGGTGTCTCCCGCGGAGTTTCGGAAAGCCTGCCGCGAATATGCCCGATCGCAGGTGGATCTGCAGCGCGAAGATTTTATCCGCCTCGGCGGCCTGGGGGACTGGGATCATCCCTACCTGACCATGGCGCCCGAATTCGAGGCGGATATTCTACGGGCATTGGGCAAAATCTACGCCCGCGGGCATGTCGGCCGCGGAGCCAAGCCGGTCTACTGGTGTACCGATTGCGGATCGGCGTTGGCGGAAGCGGAAGTGGAATATGAAGACAAACGTTCTCCCGCCATCGACGTGCGCTTTAAGGTGGCGGACGAGATTGCCTTTTTGGAACGTTGCCATCACGTCCCGGGGCACCCCGGCGAGGGGCCGGTATCCGTCGTCATCTGGACGACCACCCCTTGGACCCTGCCCGCCAACCAAGCGGTCGCTCTGCATTCGGAGCTGGAGTACGCCTTGGTTCAGTGCGACGGAGAGCACGGCTCGGAGCGTCTCCTGGTGGCCGAGGGGCTGCTCAAGAACGTGATGGCCCGTTACGGGATCGAGTCGTATCGGGTGATCGCCTATTGCCGAGGCCGGGATCTGAAGGGGGTGAAACTGCAGCATCCTTTCTATGCCCGCAAGGTGCCGATTATCCTGGGGGAACACGTCACTCTGGAGGCCGGCACCGGCGCGGTCCACACCGCCCCCGGCCACGGTCAGGAAGACTATGCCGTGGGTCGGGAATACGATCTGCCGGTGGACAATCCCGTCGGCGGAGACGGCCGTTTCTTGCCCGGAACCGAGCTATTCGCCGGCGAACACGTGTTCACCGCCAACGATCACGTGATCGAGATGCTCAAAGGGGAGGGCGCGCTCCTGCACGAGGAAGTGATCGAGCACAGCTACCCCCATTGCTGGCGGCATAAGACCCCTATCATCTTCCGCGCGACTTCCCAGTGGTTCATCGTGATGGACAGGGACGGGCTGCGCCAAGGCGGACTGGAAGAGATTAAGAAGGTGGGTTGGATCCCCGACTGGGGGCAGGCACGGATCGAGTCGATGGTGGAAAACCGGCCCGACTGGTGCATCTCGCGCCAGCGTAATTGGGGGGTGCCGATTGCCGTGTTCGTTCACAAGGAGACCGGCGAGCCCCACCCGCGCACCGTCGAGTTGATCGAAGCAGTGGCCCGACGGATGGAAACCGGCGGTGTCGACGCTTGGTTCGAGCTGGATTCCCGGGAGCTTTTGGGGGACGAGGCCGATCATTATGAAAAGACCACCGACATCCTGGATGTGTGGTTCGATTCGGGGGTCACCCACGAATGCGTTCTCGGCCGCCGCGGCGAACTGGGCTTCCCGGCGGATATCTATCTGGAAGGTTCGGATCAGCATCGCGGCTGGTTCCAATCGTCCCTGCTGACTTCGGTGGCGATCAATGACCGGGCGCCTTACCGCACGGTATTGACCCACGGCTTCACCGTGGACGAGAAGGGCTACAAGATGTCCAAATCCCGCGGCAACGTGGTCGCGCCCCAAACCGTCATGGACAGGCTCGGCGCCGATGTGCTGAGACTTTGGGTGTCGGCCACCGATTATCGCGGCGAGATGGCGGTATCGGATGAAATCTTGAAGCGCACCGCCGATGGTTATCGGCGTCTGCGCAATACCGCCCGTTATCTGCTTGGCAATATGACCGGCTTCGATCCGGCTCGTCACACGGTGACCTACGAGGATATGTTGCCGCTCGACCGCTGGGCGGTGGATCGGGCTTGGCTGCTCCAACAGGAAGTGATTCGGGCATACGAGAACTATCAGTTCCACCAGGTCTATCAAAAGGTGCACCATTTCTGCGCGGTGGATATGGGCGGTTTTTATCTGGATATCATCAAGGACCGCCAGTACACCTGTCAGGAAGACAGCCTCGCCCGGCGTTCGACCCAGACCGCCATGTATCGGATTGCCGAGGCGCTCGTACGCTGGTTGGCGCCCATCTTGAGTTTTACCGCCGAGGAGATCTGGGAGTGCCTTCCGGGGGAGCGAGAGGCTTCGGTTTTTCTCGCCACCTGGTATGAAGGTCTTGAATCCCTGCCGGAGGCGTTTCCCCTCAACCGGAAGTTTTGGGACGAACTGATCGCGGTGCGCGAAGAGGTTTCCAAAGAATTGGAGAAACTGCGTGAACGCGGGGGTATCGGCGCTTCCCTGGAAGCCGAGGTGACCATCTACTGCGAAGGCGAATACTATGACTTGTTGACCCGATTGGAAGACGAGTTGCGCTTCGTTTTGATCACTTCCCAAGCCGAAGTGCGGCCGTTGGCGGAAGCACCGGCCGGCGCCGAACCGGCGGAAGAGATCGCGCATCTGAAAATTCTGGCCGAGCCGTCTTCCCATCCCAAGTGCATCCGTTGCTGGCATCGCCGCAGCGATGTGGGCAGCCATCCCGATCATCCCGAGATTTGCGGGCGGTGCGTGGAAA
- the ribF gene encoding bifunctional riboflavin kinase/FAD synthetase, protein MPASLATAGIRLIRTLHRPPPPGTVATIGNFDGVHLGHQHLIRALARQGEQLEWPVTVILFEPQPLEYFLGGRAPARLTRLREKAMHLRELPVDQVLLLRFNRYLANLPAWDFIETVLAKGLGVKYLVVGDDFRFGRNREGDFALLEAAGVRYRFEVSATPTVEVGGMRVSSTRIREALEAGDMDLAARMLGRHYSMCGRVVAGRRQGRSLGFPTANLNPQRRKTPISGVFAVTVKGVDDRPWPGVANVGVRPTVDGSNRVLLEVHLFDFDGDLYGRYLEVCFHHKLREEMRFASVEALTEQIRQDAAKARMLLEKNTKE, encoded by the coding sequence ATGCCCGCTTCACTTGCGACTGCCGGAATACGCTTGATCCGAACCTTGCATCGTCCCCCGCCGCCGGGTACCGTGGCCACCATCGGCAATTTCGACGGGGTGCATCTGGGCCACCAGCATCTGATTCGAGCCCTCGCTCGCCAAGGTGAGCAATTGGAGTGGCCGGTGACGGTGATATTGTTCGAACCCCAACCATTGGAGTATTTCCTTGGGGGAAGGGCGCCGGCACGCCTGACCCGTCTGCGCGAGAAGGCGATGCATTTGAGGGAATTGCCGGTGGACCAAGTGTTATTGTTGCGTTTCAATCGTTACTTGGCCAACCTTCCGGCTTGGGATTTCATCGAAACAGTGCTCGCCAAAGGACTGGGGGTGAAGTATCTGGTGGTGGGGGATGATTTCCGTTTCGGTCGCAACCGCGAAGGGGATTTCGCTCTGCTCGAGGCGGCCGGCGTCCGCTATCGATTCGAAGTCAGCGCCACGCCCACTGTCGAGGTGGGTGGCATGCGGGTCAGCAGTACCCGGATTCGCGAGGCGTTGGAGGCCGGGGATATGGACCTGGCGGCACGTATGCTGGGGCGGCATTATTCCATGTGCGGCCGGGTGGTCGCCGGCCGCAGGCAAGGACGGAGTTTGGGGTTCCCCACCGCCAATCTCAATCCGCAGCGCCGCAAGACCCCTATTAGCGGTGTGTTCGCCGTCACCGTGAAGGGCGTGGACGACCGCCCCTGGCCCGGGGTCGCCAACGTGGGGGTGCGCCCCACCGTGGACGGGAGCAATCGGGTGCTCTTGGAAGTGCATTTGTTCGACTTCGACGGCGATCTGTACGGTCGCTATTTGGAAGTTTGCTTTCATCACAAACTACGCGAGGAAATGCGTTTTGCCTCGGTAGAAGCGCTGACCGAGCAAATTCGACAGGATGCGGCCAAGGCCAGGATGTTGCTTGAAAAAAACACAAAGGAATAG